In the genome of Porphyrobacter sp. ULC335, one region contains:
- a CDS encoding tetratricopeptide repeat protein — MRLWNSVFGGRAPPVQAAPAPDQAEQLFERALGHDPANAHRRARRCAALRLVLAGETAKAREAWLAIARAFPADLPDALVQVGVCHCLERDYRAALENFEAAIRVGADARALDGRIADTRRRMRGT, encoded by the coding sequence ATGAGGCTCTGGAACAGCGTTTTCGGCGGCCGCGCCCCGCCAGTGCAAGCCGCGCCTGCGCCCGATCAGGCCGAGCAGCTTTTCGAACGCGCGCTCGGACATGATCCCGCCAACGCCCATCGCCGTGCGCGGCGCTGTGCTGCGCTGCGGCTGGTGCTGGCGGGCGAGACCGCCAAGGCGCGCGAGGCGTGGCTGGCGATCGCGCGTGCCTTCCCCGCGGATCTGCCCGATGCGCTGGTGCAGGTCGGCGTGTGCCACTGCCTCGAGCGCGATTACCGCGCCGCGCTGGAGAATTTCGAGGCGGCGATCAGGGTCGGTGCCGATGCGCGCGCGCTGGACGGCAGGATTGCCGACACGCGGCGCAGGATGCGCGGGACCTGA
- a CDS encoding DUF3617 domain-containing protein, with protein MKHVLATLPLIAVLAACGQADGELNPGNWKSTMAMTKFDIPGASPEVADRAKAMLGQAQTIEACMDPVQAKLGVREVSSSMQQGDCKMEEFKQGGGTMSGIMVCSGSGSFGAPKMEMNGTYTAEKITMTLAGLVTDDKLPGGKASMEMTITSERTGDCKG; from the coding sequence ATGAAACACGTCCTGGCCACGCTTCCTTTGATCGCAGTGCTCGCCGCCTGCGGGCAAGCCGACGGGGAGCTTAACCCCGGCAATTGGAAAAGCACGATGGCGATGACCAAGTTCGACATTCCCGGCGCATCGCCCGAAGTGGCCGACCGCGCCAAGGCGATGCTCGGTCAGGCACAGACCATCGAGGCCTGTATGGACCCGGTGCAGGCCAAGCTCGGCGTGCGCGAGGTGTCGAGCTCCATGCAGCAGGGCGACTGCAAGATGGAGGAGTTCAAGCAAGGCGGCGGCACGATGTCGGGCATCATGGTCTGTTCGGGCAGCGGCAGCTTCGGCGCGCCGAAGATGGAGATGAACGGCACCTACACCGCCGAGAAGATCACCATGACTCTCGCGGGCCTGGTGACCGACGACAAGCTGCCCGGCGGCAAGGCCAGTATGGAAATGACCATCACCAGCGAACGCACCGGCGATTGCAAGGGGTAG
- a CDS encoding DUF1176 domain-containing protein: MGKLSLLAAGIALLMTGPLRAEDSEPGEWIAPEVAEFSDWSVACDNGRECTAVSLSRDYLARIAMNDPGDYALPKLWLKRRPGPSAPLRVFIDTTVWGEAGGGPGPASLHVYFDCDGDCTGRAYRLLPIEPGRFELAPQDVAAFLAESIQSSRAATRFADGEMHGTITTAGLTAVVRFIDEAQGRRGTVTATFGKGPRPARSVPPGPPLPRVAVVRGEEVDANATLATDTMLLVARAQLCPQVSLEGPDPSRARFRLETGQYLWALGCSGNPHAPRRLWLIETPGQGIAPYLVPRPEQGRAAELPILPNSDFDPASGQITAYSDGKCGWRRRWAWTGKEFQMVDAVEMPSCYGIPLHQWLQTYRAVPD; the protein is encoded by the coding sequence GTGGGTAAGCTATCCCTGCTGGCTGCGGGCATCGCGCTGCTGATGACCGGCCCGCTACGCGCCGAGGACTCCGAGCCCGGGGAATGGATCGCGCCCGAAGTGGCCGAATTCTCCGACTGGTCGGTCGCGTGCGACAATGGCCGCGAATGCACCGCCGTCAGCCTGTCGCGCGACTATCTGGCGCGGATCGCGATGAATGACCCGGGCGATTACGCCTTGCCCAAGCTGTGGTTGAAGCGCCGCCCCGGTCCCTCGGCACCGCTGCGGGTGTTCATCGACACCACCGTCTGGGGCGAGGCGGGGGGCGGCCCCGGCCCGGCGAGCCTTCATGTCTATTTCGATTGCGATGGCGATTGCACGGGCCGCGCCTATCGCCTGCTGCCAATCGAGCCGGGGCGTTTCGAACTGGCCCCGCAGGATGTCGCCGCATTCCTCGCCGAAAGCATCCAGTCCAGCCGCGCCGCCACCCGCTTTGCCGATGGCGAGATGCACGGGACCATCACCACCGCCGGGCTGACCGCCGTGGTGCGCTTCATCGACGAGGCGCAAGGCCGGCGCGGAACCGTGACGGCGACCTTTGGCAAGGGCCCGCGCCCGGCGCGCAGCGTCCCGCCCGGCCCGCCGCTCCCGCGCGTGGCCGTGGTGCGCGGCGAGGAGGTCGATGCAAACGCAACTCTGGCAACCGACACGATGCTGCTTGTCGCCCGTGCGCAACTGTGCCCGCAGGTCAGCCTTGAAGGCCCCGACCCGTCACGCGCACGCTTTCGGTTGGAAACGGGGCAATATCTCTGGGCGCTGGGCTGCTCCGGCAATCCGCATGCACCGCGCCGCCTATGGCTGATCGAAACGCCGGGGCAGGGCATCGCGCCCTACCTTGTCCCGCGACCCGAACAGGGCCGCGCGGCCGAATTGCCGATCCTGCCCAATAGCGATTTTGATCCGGCGAGCGGGCAGATCACAGCCTATTCGGACGGCAAGTGTGGCTGGCGGCGGCGCTGGGCGTGGACCGGGAAAGAGTTCCAGATGGTCGACGCGGTCGAAATGCCGTCCTGTTACGGCATCCCGCTGCACCAGTGGTTGCAGACCTATCGGGCGGTGCCGGATTGA
- a CDS encoding ATP-binding protein, translating to MNLSPRVRTWLLAGLFLLFSQMLFWPLVDFAERITRPAEIDPRGEIVFQALDAERKVIEPGKSYTAKRQKQQGYYAPLVPGAAYARFIIPFAATDPDAPLGLYMSLRDDVAEIRLNGMIVQPEVTVSRQQGSVNVGPHFVPLPPAALRQGENRLELDVLSTGTVNDFPTFAIGDANALSQAHRWRNFMLLDLPLAGIAIQLFTVLLCAVVVWPREDRPRINAIMLLLGLSAASTAVLSYIPPTWPFAITITLYVLSSAGIGLAAMHYAQSDGAVTVIPARVLRWAWLALPLLVALPMIWSHFVPASAPLLVAGVLKASFWFVSAACALASVLLALAAARGGWAFWFERLVLIVSFSFFTLDRLGSIFELHSLFDRSLPLTLPWSPIVGVPLGLSMILSLARQASEARRTVVQSNEILAAQLTEQNAKLERSYDAQKQMLQRQVMLVERQRIVRDMHDGIGGQLLGLMMQVRSGGASPVEVEQGLQASIADLRLIVDSMDSAEEGLAETLRSFEHRVRSQIEAAGIALDFFADVDEELDLGPRPTLQVLRILQEAVTNAMRHSGAKRIAVKSLAPAGGPIRITISDDGTGLPEGYRRGRGLTSMETRARNLGGALTIESGPDGTRLVLDVPLPETDPAD from the coding sequence ATGAACCTGTCGCCAAGGGTGCGCACCTGGCTGCTTGCCGGACTATTCCTGCTTTTCTCGCAGATGCTGTTCTGGCCGCTGGTGGATTTTGCCGAGCGGATCACCCGCCCGGCTGAAATCGACCCGCGCGGTGAAATCGTGTTCCAGGCGCTCGACGCCGAGCGCAAGGTCATCGAACCGGGCAAGAGCTACACTGCCAAACGGCAAAAGCAGCAGGGCTATTATGCCCCGCTGGTGCCGGGCGCGGCCTATGCGCGCTTTATCATTCCCTTCGCCGCGACCGACCCTGATGCGCCGCTGGGACTTTACATGTCCCTGCGGGACGATGTCGCCGAGATCCGGCTGAACGGCATGATCGTCCAGCCCGAGGTGACCGTCTCGCGCCAGCAGGGCAGCGTCAATGTCGGCCCGCATTTCGTGCCGCTGCCGCCTGCCGCGCTGCGGCAAGGGGAAAACAGGCTCGAACTCGATGTGCTCAGCACCGGCACGGTGAACGATTTTCCGACATTTGCCATCGGTGATGCCAACGCGCTTTCGCAGGCGCACCGCTGGCGCAACTTCATGCTGCTGGACCTCCCGCTCGCCGGCATTGCGATCCAGCTGTTCACAGTGTTGCTGTGCGCGGTCGTCGTCTGGCCTCGCGAAGACCGGCCCCGGATCAATGCGATCATGCTGTTGCTCGGGCTGAGCGCGGCATCGACGGCGGTGCTGTCCTACATCCCGCCGACATGGCCCTTTGCGATCACCATCACGCTTTATGTGTTGAGCAGCGCCGGGATCGGTTTGGCGGCGATGCACTATGCCCAAAGCGATGGCGCGGTGACGGTGATCCCGGCCCGGGTGCTGCGCTGGGCATGGCTGGCGCTGCCGTTGCTGGTCGCGCTGCCGATGATCTGGAGCCATTTTGTTCCGGCCAGCGCACCCCTGCTGGTCGCGGGCGTGCTGAAGGCCTCGTTCTGGTTTGTCAGCGCCGCCTGCGCGCTTGCCTCTGTCCTCCTCGCGCTGGCGGCGGCACGCGGCGGCTGGGCCTTCTGGTTCGAGCGGCTGGTGCTGATCGTCAGCTTCTCGTTCTTCACGCTCGACCGGCTGGGGAGCATCTTCGAGCTTCATTCGCTGTTCGACCGCTCGCTGCCGCTGACCTTGCCGTGGTCGCCGATTGTCGGGGTGCCGCTGGGCCTGTCGATGATCCTGTCGCTGGCCCGCCAGGCGAGCGAAGCGCGGCGCACCGTGGTGCAATCCAACGAAATCCTCGCCGCACAGCTGACCGAACAGAACGCCAAGCTGGAACGCAGCTATGATGCGCAGAAGCAGATGCTTCAGAGGCAGGTGATGCTGGTCGAGCGTCAGCGGATCGTGCGCGATATGCATGACGGGATCGGCGGGCAATTGCTCGGACTGATGATGCAGGTGCGCAGCGGCGGGGCCAGCCCGGTCGAAGTCGAACAGGGCCTGCAAGCGAGCATCGCCGACCTGCGGCTGATCGTGGATTCGATGGATTCGGCGGAAGAAGGCCTTGCCGAAACCCTGCGGTCCTTCGAACACCGGGTGCGAAGCCAGATCGAGGCGGCGGGCATCGCGCTCGATTTCTTCGCGGATGTGGACGAGGAACTCGACCTCGGCCCGCGACCGACCTTGCAGGTGCTGCGCATCCTTCAGGAGGCGGTGACCAACGCCATGCGCCATTCGGGCGCGAAGCGGATCGCGGTGAAGAGCCTTGCGCCTGCGGGCGGGCCGATCCGGATCACCATCAGCGACGACGGCACGGGCCTGCCCGAAGGCTACCGCCGCGGGCGCGGGCTCACCAGCATGGAGACCCGCGCACGCAATCTCGGCGGGGCGCTCACCATCGAAAGCGGACCGGACGGCACCCGGCTGGTGCTGGACGTGCCGCTGCCCGAGACCGATCCGGCGGACTGA
- a CDS encoding response regulator produces MLKAAGTTSETMEQHEQDPAPEAPKGTARVIIIEDDERLRAYALSALAAAPEIEVVGDAGSLAEGLPLVDLMPDLALLDLGLPDGSGITVIEAIRARVPGCKVLVFTVFEDRASVLGTLKAGADGYILKDTTADMVLAHVRATLAGETPISARAAGHLLSLVRDEPVAETAEPDAPHLSPRERELLEYLARGLSRKEAARIMNLSPYTVAEYVQGIYRKLHVKSRGEAVFEAIQAKLIRIDRE; encoded by the coding sequence ATGCTGAAAGCGGCAGGCACGACGAGCGAGACAATGGAACAACACGAGCAGGATCCGGCCCCGGAGGCACCCAAGGGCACCGCCCGCGTCATCATCATCGAGGATGACGAGCGGCTGCGCGCCTATGCGCTGAGCGCGCTCGCCGCCGCGCCCGAGATCGAGGTGGTCGGCGATGCGGGCAGCCTTGCCGAAGGCCTCCCGCTGGTCGACCTGATGCCCGATCTGGCGCTGCTCGATCTTGGCCTGCCCGATGGCAGCGGCATCACCGTGATCGAGGCGATCCGTGCCAGGGTGCCCGGCTGCAAGGTGCTGGTCTTCACCGTGTTCGAGGACCGTGCGAGCGTGCTCGGCACATTGAAGGCCGGGGCCGATGGCTACATCCTCAAGGACACCACCGCCGACATGGTGCTCGCCCATGTGCGCGCCACGCTGGCGGGCGAGACCCCGATCAGCGCGCGGGCGGCGGGGCACCTGCTCAGCCTCGTCCGCGACGAGCCGGTGGCCGAAACCGCGGAGCCCGACGCCCCGCACCTGTCCCCGCGCGAACGCGAGCTGCTGGAGTATCTGGCGCGCGGATTGAGCCGCAAGGAAGCGGCGCGGATCATGAACCTTTCGCCCTATACGGTCGCCGAATATGTGCAGGGCATCTACCGCAAACTGCACGTCAAATCGCGCGGCGAGGCGGTGTTCGAGGCGATCCAGGCCAAGCTGATCCGCATCGACCGCGAATAG
- a CDS encoding beta strand repeat-containing protein, with product MSVTRRRSNRRQLAHAALLGSASFMSLTFATEAQAQCVPNPTQPLNNITTDSSIVFCTGTVNGPTITVNANGTNVEANGTGTNVTGATINVTGDGNVVIVRNNAVLNGSQITMTGTGNTVFYGNGAVSNGSIVNISGAISQLLFGAGSQVTQNPGQTIISAPVGEQNNITLGTGSGLFATGSNGQYLLTGGTGNQNVIILGDFQAATDGFGIALGDGDDTIAIGGSSNITAQGGGAVLFNGGAGNDAFSINFNGIWQHNTVGFEVIDINPNTAITLTGSNADATQVNVQGGSVTVTSGAALGVANSTVDIGQFGNLTLAYTASASFDNTLTGSGGLNVDASGHTITFGGDGSGYTGAVTIGAGTTAALGIANAVGSGVIVNNGTIAWGDFDLANNIGGTGRLIYTGVGTGDLSGANSFSGGIDIRSGSLRVTNVGALGIGAVTSTTGGVILQLDNGVYQALANDLTGALVLAKTSGGVLDLTGTNTYTGGTLIDTGAIRVDSFARLGTGQVIANVGGSLILNYNGAGTLLQTTPFMTGDGRFIKEGTGNVVMNQTSTYTGGTIIREGRISLNNGDALGTGAIQIDSGAELGVGNIILNNNLTGSGLVRKTASNVVELYGDNSGFTGTIQVEDGMLIATDGNALGSGILQIDSGTGVQLTAANNSIVAADLVGSGSFEKFGGGLVRLTGDGSQFTGGIAISGGTFAIEGSQNIGNSSIVFISSGATLLLDTAGNTNLFNAVSGDGNLVKTGTGTVFMTGANTYSGGTDIQQGAIRVTDVSFLGTGAITVQQGAALDLAIAGAQSLSQTIAGAGILRKSDAGDLTLLSNGLTGGVDIVGGRVIVNTAAALGGGSVTTAVDTQLVFDNATTEVSNTLISGAGALTKNGTGLLVMNNANSYTGGTIINAGRIGLNDGMGLGTGDVIVLQGATLGIGGVAVANNISGAGQVIKTATNTAVLTGTNTYSGGTDIQQGRVVVNSPAALGTGGVQMAANTGLVVNYSGGANVAMANVLSGAGALVKEGSGTVVLNTAGNTFSGGTTINAGRLGLNFGDALGTGAVVINSGAELGIGAIALANNVSGAGRIVKTSGGTASLTGTNTHTGGIDIQGGSVAVSSNGALGTGAITIASGASLDYTNSAAATFSNGVSGAGSFNKLGAGQLTFANNFTLGALNLNAGRTRINTIATTNATVASGATLDGTGRIIGNLVNNGTVAPGNSIGTLTVQGNYTHNANSVLEIEFDANGNIDLLDVTGNATLNGGTIRFVGIGGAEGQGGTFLRTGGTLTGTFGTVETVGALLPLSVFYTANTAQMAPSVLTARPSTFNAQSLAAADTALGFIDSIGLADARHGTGNRLWLSGFGAWGSRSASGSTLAYDHETRGISGGINFDVGSAVTLGAAIGWADGDITLGSNGGGGEQTHTLGSVTARYAGEGITLGAGAVYGSVDQSTLRNVSFNGFSGSVDGATESTIYGGFAEVGVPLGASGGWSFGINARGSLITQEQDGYTESGTSPLRLRLDDMSTTTLEGQARLTAKTRLWDANVGGEDTGPAGLDLRLDLGGRYLALQGDREIPVVFAVSNAGIVLQGDTRDTLQGVGGIALDYTTRSGATFSLGYRGEIGKTDRHAVEAGVSIAF from the coding sequence ATGTCCGTTACCCGTCGCCGTTCAAACCGTCGTCAGCTTGCCCATGCCGCCCTGCTGGGATCCGCCTCGTTCATGTCGCTGACCTTCGCGACCGAGGCGCAGGCGCAATGTGTGCCGAACCCGACGCAGCCGCTCAACAACATCACGACCGATAGCTCGATCGTCTTCTGCACGGGCACCGTGAACGGGCCGACCATCACCGTGAACGCCAACGGCACCAATGTGGAGGCCAACGGGACCGGAACCAACGTCACAGGGGCCACCATCAACGTCACCGGGGACGGCAACGTGGTCATCGTCCGGAACAATGCGGTTCTGAACGGGTCGCAGATCACCATGACCGGCACCGGAAATACGGTGTTTTATGGGAACGGCGCCGTTTCCAATGGCTCGATCGTCAATATCAGCGGTGCGATCTCGCAGCTCCTTTTTGGTGCCGGATCGCAAGTCACCCAGAACCCCGGCCAGACCATTATCTCGGCGCCCGTTGGGGAGCAGAACAACATTACGCTCGGCACAGGCAGCGGCCTGTTCGCGACGGGCAGCAACGGACAATATCTGCTCACCGGGGGCACCGGGAATCAGAACGTAATCATTCTCGGCGATTTTCAGGCTGCGACCGACGGTTTCGGTATCGCGCTGGGTGACGGGGACGACACCATCGCGATCGGCGGGTCTTCCAACATCACGGCCCAGGGCGGCGGTGCCGTCCTGTTCAATGGCGGGGCGGGCAACGATGCCTTCAGCATCAATTTCAACGGGATCTGGCAGCACAACACGGTCGGGTTCGAAGTCATCGACATCAACCCCAACACCGCCATCACCCTGACCGGCAGCAATGCAGATGCGACCCAGGTCAATGTGCAGGGCGGCAGTGTCACGGTGACCAGCGGCGCTGCGCTGGGTGTTGCGAACAGCACGGTCGACATCGGCCAGTTCGGCAACCTCACGCTCGCCTACACCGCATCGGCCAGCTTCGACAACACGCTGACCGGCAGCGGCGGGCTCAATGTTGATGCCTCGGGCCACACCATCACCTTCGGCGGCGATGGCAGTGGGTATACGGGTGCCGTCACGATCGGTGCCGGCACGACCGCCGCACTGGGGATCGCCAATGCGGTCGGCTCGGGTGTCATCGTCAACAACGGCACGATTGCGTGGGGCGATTTCGATCTCGCCAACAACATCGGGGGCACTGGCAGGCTGATCTATACCGGGGTCGGCACCGGCGACCTTAGCGGGGCGAACAGCTTCAGCGGCGGTATCGACATCCGCAGCGGCAGCCTGCGCGTGACGAATGTCGGCGCGCTGGGCATCGGCGCGGTGACCAGCACCACCGGCGGGGTCATCCTGCAACTGGACAACGGCGTCTATCAGGCGCTGGCCAACGACCTCACCGGTGCGCTGGTGCTAGCCAAGACCAGCGGCGGGGTGCTCGATCTGACCGGCACCAACACCTATACCGGCGGCACGCTGATCGACACGGGCGCGATCCGCGTCGACAGCTTTGCGCGGCTCGGCACTGGTCAGGTCATCGCCAATGTCGGCGGCAGCCTGATCCTCAACTACAATGGCGCGGGCACGCTTCTCCAAACCACGCCGTTCATGACCGGCGACGGCAGATTCATCAAAGAAGGCACTGGCAATGTCGTGATGAATCAGACCAGCACCTACACCGGCGGCACCATCATCCGCGAAGGCCGCATTAGCCTTAACAATGGCGATGCACTGGGGACCGGCGCGATCCAGATCGACAGCGGCGCGGAGCTGGGCGTCGGCAATATCATCCTCAACAACAATCTCACCGGCAGCGGTCTGGTGCGCAAGACCGCGAGCAACGTGGTCGAACTCTACGGCGACAACAGCGGCTTCACTGGCACGATCCAGGTCGAGGACGGCATGCTGATCGCGACCGATGGCAATGCCCTGGGTTCCGGCATCCTGCAGATCGACAGCGGCACTGGCGTGCAATTGACAGCTGCCAACAATTCCATCGTCGCGGCCGATCTTGTTGGCAGCGGCTCCTTCGAAAAGTTCGGCGGCGGTCTGGTGCGGCTGACCGGCGACGGCTCGCAGTTCACGGGCGGCATCGCCATCTCGGGCGGCACCTTCGCGATCGAAGGCAGCCAGAATATCGGCAACAGCTCGATCGTGTTCATCAGCAGCGGGGCAACGCTGCTGCTCGATACGGCGGGCAACACCAATCTGTTCAATGCGGTGTCGGGTGACGGCAACCTCGTCAAGACCGGCACAGGCACGGTCTTCATGACCGGGGCCAACACCTATTCGGGCGGCACCGACATCCAGCAGGGCGCGATCCGGGTGACCGACGTGTCGTTCCTCGGCACCGGCGCGATCACGGTGCAGCAGGGTGCGGCGCTCGATCTGGCCATCGCAGGCGCTCAGTCGCTCAGCCAGACCATCGCGGGTGCGGGCATCCTGCGCAAGTCGGATGCAGGCGATCTGACGCTGCTCAGCAATGGCCTGACGGGCGGGGTCGACATTGTCGGCGGGCGGGTGATCGTCAACACGGCCGCCGCGCTGGGCGGCGGGTCGGTGACGACGGCGGTCGACACCCAGCTGGTGTTCGACAATGCAACCACCGAAGTCAGCAACACGCTGATCAGCGGAGCGGGCGCGCTGACCAAGAATGGCACCGGCCTGTTGGTGATGAACAATGCCAACAGCTACACCGGCGGCACGATCATCAATGCCGGCCGGATCGGGCTGAATGACGGGATGGGCCTCGGCACGGGCGATGTGATCGTGCTGCAGGGCGCGACCCTCGGCATTGGCGGCGTGGCTGTCGCCAACAACATCTCGGGCGCGGGGCAGGTCATCAAGACCGCGACCAACACCGCCGTGCTGACCGGCACCAACACCTATTCGGGCGGCACCGACATCCAGCAGGGACGCGTAGTGGTGAACTCGCCCGCCGCGCTGGGCACCGGCGGGGTGCAGATGGCGGCAAACACCGGACTGGTCGTCAATTACAGCGGCGGGGCAAATGTCGCGATGGCCAACGTGCTGAGCGGCGCGGGCGCGCTGGTCAAGGAGGGCAGCGGCACGGTGGTGTTGAACACCGCGGGCAACACCTTCTCGGGCGGCACCACGATCAATGCCGGGCGGCTGGGCCTCAACTTCGGTGATGCGCTGGGGACGGGTGCGGTGGTCATCAATAGCGGGGCCGAGCTCGGGATCGGCGCGATTGCGCTGGCCAACAACGTTTCCGGCGCAGGCCGCATCGTCAAGACCAGCGGCGGCACGGCGAGCCTTACCGGCACCAACACCCACACGGGCGGGATCGATATCCAGGGCGGCAGCGTCGCGGTGAGCAGCAATGGCGCGCTGGGCACCGGGGCGATCACCATCGCCAGCGGTGCGAGCCTCGATTACACCAACTCTGCTGCTGCCACCTTCAGCAACGGGGTGTCCGGCGCGGGCAGCTTCAACAAGCTGGGGGCGGGGCAACTGACCTTCGCCAACAACTTCACCCTCGGCGCGCTGAACCTCAACGCCGGGCGCACCCGGATCAACACCATCGCCACCACCAACGCCACCGTCGCCAGCGGCGCGACGCTGGACGGGACGGGGCGGATCATCGGCAACCTCGTCAACAATGGCACGGTCGCACCCGGCAACAGCATCGGCACGCTGACGGTGCAGGGCAATTACACCCACAACGCGAATTCGGTTCTTGAGATCGAGTTCGACGCGAACGGGAATATCGACCTGCTCGATGTGACCGGCAATGCCACCCTCAATGGCGGGACGATCCGCTTTGTCGGGATCGGCGGAGCAGAGGGGCAGGGCGGCACCTTCCTGCGCACCGGCGGCACGCTGACCGGCACCTTCGGCACTGTCGAGACCGTCGGCGCGTTGCTCCCGCTCTCGGTGTTTTACACGGCGAACACCGCCCAGATGGCACCTTCGGTCCTGACCGCGCGGCCTTCCACCTTCAACGCGCAGTCGCTGGCTGCGGCCGATACGGCGCTGGGCTTCATTGACTCGATCGGGCTCGCCGATGCGCGCCACGGCACGGGCAACCGCCTGTGGCTCTCGGGCTTCGGCGCCTGGGGCAGCCGCAGCGCCTCGGGCTCGACGCTGGCCTATGATCACGAGACCCGCGGGATCAGCGGCGGGATCAATTTCGATGTCGGCAGCGCGGTGACGCTCGGCGCGGCAATCGGCTGGGCCGATGGCGACATCACGCTGGGCAGCAATGGCGGCGGCGGCGAGCAGACCCACACCCTCGGCAGCGTGACAGCCCGTTATGCGGGCGAGGGCATCACGCTTGGCGCAGGTGCGGTCTACGGCTCGGTCGATCAGAGCACGCTGCGCAATGTCAGCTTCAACGGTTTTTCGGGTAGCGTCGACGGCGCAACCGAAAGCACGATCTACGGCGGCTTTGCCGAGGTGGGCGTGCCGCTGGGCGCGTCGGGCGGGTGGAGCTTCGGCATCAATGCGCGCGGCAGCCTGATCACGCAGGAGCAGGACGGCTACACCGAAAGCGGCACCAGCCCGCTGCGCCTGCGGCTTGATGATATGTCGACCACCACGCTCGAAGGGCAGGCGCGCCTGACCGCCAAGACCCGGCTGTGGGACGCCAATGTCGGGGGCGAGGACACCGGCCCCGCCGGGCTCGACCTGCGGCTTGACCTTGGCGGGCGCTATCTGGCGCTGCAGGGCGATCGGGAAATCCCGGTGGTCTTCGCGGTCAGCAATGCCGGGATCGTGTTGCAGGGCGACACCCGCGACACCCTTCAGGGCGTCGGCGGCATCGCGCTCGATTACACCACCCGCAGCGGGGCGACCTTCAGCCTCGGCTATCGCGGCGAGATCGGCAAGACCGATCGCCATGCTGTCGAAGCGGGCGTGAGCATTGCCTTCTAG